In Natranaerobius thermophilus JW/NM-WN-LF, the genomic stretch TATAGTCACAACTGGTAGCATAGCGTTTTTCAAAGCATGTTTATATATAATTGCTTTTTCTCCCAACCCTTTAGATCTGGCAGTTCTAACATAATCCTGTCTAATAACTTCTAACATACTGGAACGCGTCAATCGGGTAATCAAACCTGCAGAGGCTGTTCCCAAGGCAATGGCAGGCATAATTAAATGCCAAATCGTCCCACTACCACTGGCTGGTAGCAATTGTAATCTATGTGAAAATATAAACATAAGCATCAATCCCAGCCAAAAGTTAGGTAAGGAAATTCCCAAAAGAGCAAACACCCGAGCAATGGAATCAATAACTGTATTTTGCTTGACTGCCGACAAAATTCCAATGGGAATTCCAATTGAAAAAGATACTACAAAGGATGCCAATACAAGGTGAAGAGTCGCAGGAAGCCTTTGCAGAATCGACGGTAAAACTGGTCGATGATCACGTAAGGAGGTACCAAGGTCACCCTGTAATACTCCACTCAGCCAGTCCAAGTACTGTTCATGAATTGGCCTGTGAAGACCCATAGCTTCGCGCATTCTTTCCACCGTTTCGGGATCAGCATCTTCTCCCGCCATAATTAGCGCTGGATCGCCAGGCATGATGTGTACCAGTGAAAATGTTATTATAGTTACGATAAAAAGTACCGGAATTGCTTGAAGCAATCTTTTTATTATATAAATGTGCACGAACCTACCTCCTTCCAATATTACAACGAATATTATTTAGGAATATACTTGTATTTGGAACTACCATGTATTTAGGGGCGGGGGAGTTAAGCCCCGCCCCTAATTGGGAACTGGTAATACCTACAAGTTTTATTTTGTATAACTCATTTGTCTTAGATATCAGGTCTCATAATTATTCTTAATCCCAGTAAGCATCCTTCATATTACGATATCGCTCAATATAGTTGTAGTCCATATTAAAATCAGAATTCCAAACTACAAGTATTGTACTATTTCTGATGGGAATATCAACCGCCTCTTCACTAAAAATCTCTTGAATTTCTGAGTACAGTTCTGCTCTTTTTTCTTGATCATCCACGGTCCTTCTAGCTTCTATAATCAACTCATCCATTTCGGGATTTTCATAATTGGAAGCCCCACCTCCATCTACATATCGCTGCATAAATTCATCAGGATCTGTCATATTAGTCATCCCAACTGAACTAAGCTGATAATCACCATCAAGAGTACGGTCCAACATGGCACCAAAGTCCATGGTATTGACATCTAAGTCAATGCCGGCTTCTTCAAATTGTGCACTTAACATTTCACCAAACTCCATATTGGTGTTAGAATCACTCATGATCAATTCTAATTCAATACCCTCTTCGTAACCTGCTTCTTCTAGTAGTTCTCTAGCTTTCTCTGGGTCATGTTCATAAACTCGAACTGCATCAGGGTCATGGGCCCAAGTCCCTTCTATGATGGGAGTATGAGCCCTGTATGAAGTAGGGAAAATGTGTTCAACTATTTGATCGTAATCAGCAGCCTTATTTAATGCACGACGCACTTCTAATTGGCTTAATTTATCATGACCGTCGTAGCCGTGATTGATAAAAATCGGAAAGTAATTTAAGGTTCGTTCCTGTATCAAAGTATAATCGGGATTTT encodes the following:
- the nikB gene encoding nickel ABC transporter permease, with amino-acid sequence MHIYIIKRLLQAIPVLFIVTIITFSLVHIMPGDPALIMAGEDADPETVERMREAMGLHRPIHEQYLDWLSGVLQGDLGTSLRDHRPVLPSILQRLPATLHLVLASFVVSFSIGIPIGILSAVKQNTVIDSIARVFALLGISLPNFWLGLMLMFIFSHRLQLLPASGSGTIWHLIMPAIALGTASAGLITRLTRSSMLEVIRQDYVRTARSKGLGEKAIIYKHALKNAMLPVVTIVGLQLAARLGGSVIVETVFAYPGMGRFAFERMMARDMPMIMGILFVFAVIFIVINLITDICYGFLDPRIRYD